A part of Aegilops tauschii subsp. strangulata cultivar AL8/78 chromosome 2, Aet v6.0, whole genome shotgun sequence genomic DNA contains:
- the LOC109761522 gene encoding uncharacterized protein, translated as MDRFQEGHHVRLRSRVQRNYLHAADDGESVTLSQLRASMNTAWAVHIYHGDDGPYLLLHSAAHGRYLAAMATPARLGHRGLRVELRDYDQPGVEAVMWQAVGSGFADDVVLLRNIGGRYLRANGRYIRWNAGVSVDHSVSSMMYWVVEPIPAREDMPALPAPPPNPPYGYLLGVYLEPGRLIRFVRALDDGHYPEDPEADGWQQFWFRGRSAFRLRDDLGFLVGAGVYYPNIAMCVRAGRYGRLTPLVVDLPDGGYGESLEIVVFLADTPAYNELRHPDVDAE; from the exons ATGGACCGCTTCCAGGAAGGGCACCACGTGCGGCTGCGGAGCCGCGTGCAGCGCAACTACCTCCACGCCGCCGACGACGGGGAGAGCGTCACCCTCAGCCAGCTCCGCGCCTCCATGAACACGGCGTGGGCGGTGCACATCTACCACGGCGACGACGGCCCGTACCTGCTCCTCCACAGCGCCGCCCACGGCCGCTACCTGGCCGCCATGGCCACGCCGGCGAGGCTCGGCCACCGGGGCCTCCGCGTGGAGCTGCGCGACTACGACCAGCCGGGCGTGGAGGCCGTCATGTGGCAAGCCGTGGGGTCGGGCTTCGCGGACGACGTCGTCCTGCTCCGCAACATCGGCGGCCGCTACCTCCGCGCCAACGGCAGGTACATCCGCTGGAACGCCGGCGTCAGCGTCGACCACAGCGTCAGCTCCATGATGTACTGGGTCGTCGAGCCCATCCCCGCCAGAGAGGACATGCCTGCCCTTCCTGCCCCGCCTCCG AATCCCCCATACGGGTACCTCCTCGGGGTCTACCTGGAGCCGGGACGGCTGATCCGGTTCGTGCGGGCGCTCGACGACGGGCACTACCCCGAGGACCCCGAGGCCGACGGCTGGCAGCAGTTCTGGTTCAGGGGGAGGTCAGCGTTTCGCCTGAGGGACGACCTGGGGTTCCTCGTCGGCGCCGGCGTGTACTACCCGAACATCGCCATGTGCGTCCGAGCGGGCCGCTACGGGAGGCTGACCCCGCTCGTCGTCGACCTGCCCGACGGCGGCTACGGCGAGAGCCTCGAGATTGTCGTCTTCCTGGCCGACACCCCTG CCTACAATGAGCTGCGACACCCGGATGTCGACGCGGAGTAG